A genomic region of Papaver somniferum cultivar HN1 chromosome 7, ASM357369v1, whole genome shotgun sequence contains the following coding sequences:
- the LOC113300508 gene encoding beta-fructofuranosidase, insoluble isoenzyme CWINV1-like → MNTVLWLIGLCCCSVFISHGVEASHPYYRNFQSFQSSSIPTYQPYRTGYHFQPSKNYMNDPDAPMIYNGIYHLFYQWSTLGAVWGDVVWAHATSTDLVNWIHHKHAIFPSEPFDIEGVWSGSATFVQGKPIIQYTGIIKSNQWNYQVQDMAVPKNLSDPYLVEWVKPVEYNPVIKPTGIINASAFRDPTTGWKGPDGVWRVTIGSKLGNNGISFLFRSDDFIHWTKAEHGLHWAKDTGMWECPDFFPVAVDGKQGLDTSVLGPKVKHVFKVSLDDTKHDYYTIGTYNLEKDKYTPDKGSIDNDSGLRFDYGKFYASKTFFDNEKNRRVLWGWANESSCVADDIKKGWAGLQAVPRTVWLAENGKQLKQWPVVEIERLRTKKVSLQSQVLKRCSIMEVPGLTASQADVDVKFKLPKLKDVEIMDPSWVNPQLLCSSKPASVQGKSGPFGLLALASNNLEEQTAIFFRVFNHQNKYAVLMCSDQRRSSLEKTNDKTTYGAFIDVDLPHDHMLSLRSLIDRSIVESYGVDGKAVITARVYPKLAIGDEARLYVFNNGTENVKMSSLKAWSMKKAEIKYLKDLEFSDI, encoded by the exons ATGAATACTGTTCTATGGTTGATTGGATTGTGTTGTTGTTCTGTTTTCATTAGTCATGGAGTTGAAGCTTCTCATCCCTATTACAGAAACTTTCAATCTTTTCAATCTAGTAGTATCCCCACTTATCAGCCTTACAGAACTGGTTATCATTTCCAACCTTCCAAGAATTATATGAATG ATCCTGATG CGCCTATGATTTACAATGGAATATACCATCTATTCTATCAATGGAGCACTTTAGGTGCAGTTTGGGGTGACGTAGTGTGGGCTCATGCAACATCCACCGATCTCGTAAACTGGATTCATCATAAACACGCGATTTTCCCATCCGAACCATTTGATATCGAAGGTGTTTGGTCAGGTTCAGCAACATTTGTACAAGGAAAGCCGATTATTCAGTACACCGGAATTATTAAGTCGAATCAATGGAACTATCAAGTTCAGGACATGGCAGTGCCTAAGAACTTGTCCGATCCTTACCTTGTGGAATGGGTTAAACCAGTTGAATATAATCCTGTAATCAAACCCACTGGCATTATCAATGCTAGCGCATTTAGGGATCCGACTACTGGTTGGAAAGGTCCTGATGGAGTCTGGAGAGTGACAATAGGAAGCAAACTAGGCAACAATGGAATATCATTTTTATTTCGAAGTGATGATTTTATTCATTGGACTAAAGCAGAACATGGTCTTCATTGGGCGAAGGACACTGGAATGTGGGAATGCCCGGATTTTTTTCCAGTAGCAGTTGATGGAAAACAGGGTCTGGATACTTCAGTTCTCGGTCCTAAAGTTAAACATGTGTTCAAGGTGAGTTTGGATGACACCAAACATGACTATTATACTATTGGGACTTACAACCTGGAAAAGGATAAGTATACTCCTGACAAGGGATCCATCGACAATGATTCTGGTTTGAGGTTTGATTATGGGAAGTTTTACGCTTCGAAAACATTCTTTGATAATGAAAAGAATCGGAGAGTACTATGGGGTTGGGCAAATGAATCTAGTTGTGTAGCAGATGATATCAAGAAAGGTTGGGCTGGATTACAA GCGGTTCCTCGAACAGTATGGCTTGCGGAAAATGGCAAGCAATTGAAGCAATGGCCTGTTGTAGAAATTGAACGACTCCGCACCAAAAAAGTTTCTTTACAAAGTCAAGTTCTTAAAAGATGTTCGATAATGGAAGTTCCTGGTCTAACAGCTTCGCAGGCGGATGtagatgttaaatttaaactgcCGAAGCTGAAAGATGTAGAAATCATGGACCCTAGTTGGGTTAACCCACAACTACTTTGTAGTTCAAAGCCAGCATCAGTGCAAGGGAAATCAGGGCCATTTGGTTTGCTGGCTTTGGCTTCTAATAACCTTGAAGAACAAACAGCTATTTTCTTCAGAGTATTCAATCATCAAAACAAATATGCTGTGCTCATGTGTAGTGATCAGAGAAG GTCATCTTTGGAAAAAACTAATGACAAAACCACATATGGAGCTTTTATTGATGTTGATCTTCCTCATGATCACATGCTATCTCTAAGGAGCTTG ATTGATCGCTCAATAGTGGAGAGTTATGGTGTTGACGGAAAAGCTGTTATAACAGCTAGAGTGTATCCAAAATTAGCTATTGGTGATGAAGCTCGGCTTTATGTATTCAATAACGGAACTGAAAATGTGAAAATGTCAAGTCTGAAGGCATGGAGTATGAAGAAAGCTGAAATCAAGTATCTTAAAGATTTGGAATTCTCAGATATCTAA
- the LOC113295521 gene encoding beta-fructofuranosidase, insoluble isoenzyme CWINV1-like produces MAMNTVPWLIGLCCSVILSHGVQASHHLYRNFQSLQSNGTPIYQPYRTGYHFQPAKNWMNDPNAPMIYNGIYHLFYQWSTSGAVWGDIVWAHATSTDLVNWNHHKIAMVPSEPFDIEGVWSGSATFIQGKPIIQYTGIIKSNQWNYQVQDMAVPKDLSDPYLVEWNKPIEYNPVIKPTDGINASAFRDPTTGWKGPDGIWRTTIGSKVGNNGVSFLFRSSDFIHWTKAEQPLHWAKDTGMWECPDFFPVAVDDKEGLDTSVLGPSVKHVFKVSLDDTKHDYYTIGTYNPETDKYTPDEGSIDNDSGLRFDYGKFYASKTFFDHGKKRRVLWGWANESSSVADDVKKGWAGLQAVPRTVWLEENGKQLKQWPVEEIEQLRTKRVSLRSQVLKGGSVLEVPGLTASQADVDVKFKLPKLKDVEIMDPSWVNPQLLCSSKPASVQGKSGPFGLLALASKNLEEQTAIFFRVFNHQNKYVVLMCSDQSRSSLEESNDKTTYGAFIDVDPHHDQTLSLRSLIDHSVVESYGVDGKAVILARVYPTLATDREAHLYVFNNGTGNVKMSSLKAWSMKKAEIKYLKDLKHSDS; encoded by the exons ATGGCCATGAATACTGTCCCATGGTTGATCGGATTGTGTTGTTCAGTTATCCTTAGTCATGGAGTTCAAGCTTCTCATCATCTATACAGAAACTTTCAATCTCTTCAATCTAATGGTACCCCCATATATCAGCCTTACCGAACTGGTTATCATTTCCAACCTGCTAAAAATTGGATGAATG ATCCTAATG CGCCTATGATTTACAATGGAATATACCATCTATTCTATCAATGGAGCACTTCCGGTGCAGTTTGGGGTGACATAGTGTGGGCTCATGCGACATCCACCGATCTCGTAAACTGGAATCACCATAAAATCGCGATGGTCCCATCGGAACCATTTGATATCGAAGGTGTTTGGTCAGGCTCAGCAACATTTATACAAGGAAAGCCGATTATTCAATACACGGGAATTATTAAGTCGAATCAATGGAACTACCAAGTTCAGGACATGGCAGTGCCGAAGGACTTATCTGATCCTTACCTCGTAGAGTGGAATAAACCAATTGAATACAATCCAGTAATTAAACCCACTGACGGTATCAATGCTAGTGCTTTCAGAGATCCGACTACTGGTTGGAAGGGTCCTGACGGAATCTGGAGAACGACAATAGGAAGCAAAGTGGGCAACAATGGAGTATCATTTTTATTTCGAAGTAGTGATTTTATTCATTGGACTAAAGCAGAACAACCTCTACATTGGGCGAAGGACACCGGAATGTGGGAATGCCCAGATTTCTTTCCCGTGGCTGTTGATGATAAAGAGGGTCTGGATACTTCAGTTCTCGGTCCTAGTGTTAAACACGTGTTCAAGGTGAGCTTGGATGATACCAAGCATGACTACTATACTATTGGAACTTACAACCCTGAAACGGATAAGTATACTCCTGACGAAGGATCCATCGATAATGATTCTGGTTTGAGGTTTGATTACGGAAAATTTTACGCTTCGAAAACATTCTTTGATCATGGAAAGAAAAGGAGAGTACTGTGGGGTTGGGCAAATGAATCTAGTAGTGTAGCTGATGATGTCAAGAAAGGTTGGGCGGGATTGCAG GCAGTTCCTCGAACAGTATGGCTTGAGGAAAATggtaagcaattgaaacaatggcCTGTTGAAGAAATAGAGCAACTCCGCACCAAACGAGTTTCTTTACGAAGTCAAGTTCTTAAAGGGGGTTCAGTATTAGAAGTTCCTGGTCTAACAGCTTCACAGGCAGATGtagatgttaaatttaaactgcCGAAGCTGAAAGATGTAGAAATCATGGACCCTAGTTGGGTTAACCCACAACTACTTTGTAGTTCAAAGCCAGCATCAGTGCAAGGGAAATCAGGACCATTTGGCTTGCTGGCTTTGGCTTCTAAGAACCTAGAAGAACAGACAGCTATTTTCTTCAGAGTATTTAACCATCAAAACAAATATGTTGTGCTCATGTGTAGTGATCAGAGCAG GTCATCTTTGGAAGAAAGTAACGACAAAACCACATATGGAGCTTTTATTGATGTTGATCCTCATCATGATCAGACGCTATCTCTAAGGAGCTTG ATTGATCATTCAGTAGTGGAGAGTTATGGTGTTGACGGCAAAGCTGTTATATTAGCTAGAGTATATCCAACACTAGCTACTGACAGAGAAGCTCACCTTTACGTATTCAACAACGGAACTGGAAATGTAAAGATGTCTAGTCTTAAGGCATGGAGTATGAAGAAAGCTGAAATCAAGTATCTAAAAGATTTGAAGCATTCAGATAGCTAA